ACACCTGACCTTCCTCAGTGGTAATACCAGAGGGTAGAGGAAAAGTAGAAATGCCTGGattgagaggagggaagggagaaagagccatgACATTATTGCCAGGAGCAGAGTAGGGAAGGATACAGGTAtcagacgtggggggggggggggtgagggaaggggagagatgttagaccacggggggagggaagggaactgCTAAACCAGGAAGGAAGCAAtgctgaactgggggggggggaggaggagggagggaagggagtgacAGAGGGGGAGACctagaggcaggagagagagggaccTTTGCTGAATTCCCGGGGAGGCAGGTATGAGGAAGAGGCaaaagaaggagagatgctgaacatgggatagagggatagagacacagagggatgatgtgggcaggtggaggagggggatagggatacAAAGGGATGATGACATGAttgggatggggacacagaagggTGATACTGGGTAGGGCAAGAATatagacacagagaaaaggaatACTTAACATGGTGGGAGGATAGGAGCAGGGACACAATGGAAATAGTAGACAGGGCGATAgcaacacagagggaagatggatggagacaaggagagagaagaaatggcaaatggaccaaGAGACCTTGACAAGAGAgttcagaggaaagcagaaaccagagactgggatcaaCATGATGAGGATAatgaaatggccagacaacaaaggtagaaaaaagaattttattttctatttattgtttatatttaATCTTGGTTTGTTGATTCTTTCCTATCATCAATGGAATTCTTTTCAATGTTCTAGTTTTTATGTAATATAGTTTTCAATGTAAATCGTCCTGACCTGCTGGTCCAGAAAGGGCGGTATAATAAGTTTTAAGAaacatgcacattccaaaaactgacatatgttTATCTGCCACAACTAGTTTTAGAAATAGCTGTGGCCGGCAAGAAAAATCTCACTcgttggccttcaatctccagcactgTGGTGCTCAATCTCCAACATTGGGATGGGCAAACCTTGGCGTttctgtggatgggcagactgggtaggcccATATGGttgttatctgccttcatttttctatgtaacATCTTACTTTATGCCCcgcctctgccctgcccctaaaGATAACTGGAGTGACAGTGGCAGTGCAGACTAAAGCCTTTTCCATAAACTCATTCACTCTTCTCCTTTATGGTCCAGCACTTCACCCCATCTTCATGCATCCTTCCCTATGGACCAGCTCCTCACCTCCTGTTCACATTCTCATtttccctgacacccccccccccccccccccatcttctacCTCACACTCTCTTCATAACCCTTCATGGTCACCTAcacctcatcttctcttcacaaTCCTATTATACTGCACCTCACCCCAGAGGCATAGCCacgttttgatctcagggggagcagacttatATAAAGTAGgcgccagttggtgtcagctagacagaagtgtctgtgttgttgctcaggggctgtggcgggcaatgattaatacaggctgtctctgttgtgtcctgcctacaaggaaactgtaagttacatcaagaggcaggatgcagaacaggtccctggactggcaagagcaggcaacctgtcttcttaacttcaaataaaaatattaaaatctaGACCATcgcctcaggaatagcacacccagttccttccactgctagacaccttgtttaaatcaagatgggcttttgtttgtgtggtgattcTACAGGATGTTAAGAACACTGgttttgagcatttttattttgggtgagaagggccaccaaaggtggcccttgccttagagcctactttcaaatagggctagacactttgtgaaatagcacaaacccctgcaaaaagacacccacaacctatactgaaaacttaccacaccataacagctctaacccacctatgaaaagacagtgctataaatattacagtgggacctagagaagtgtttctctaggtggtcctggagcaccctcttgccattcaggttttcaggctatccacaaggaaactgcatgtaatggaggcagtatatgcaaatcaatgtcatgcatatttattgtggatatcctgaaaacatgacttgcAAGGGGGCATTCCAGGACTGCTTTAGAACACAaatcttaccacaccataacagccctaaaccacctatcagacgacagtgctatatatagtacactgggctctggagcaccaatatacctactatttggAAACTGGAATAAGCTACAccattacacattcctacacagatactacatgctagcagaatccttcacctcagtcacacatgcagaacatggacagaccctcatctatataacataagagttgccatactgggtcagaccaatggtccatctagcccagtatcctgtttccaacagtggccaacccaggtcagaagcacctggcagaaacccaaattgtgacaacattccatgctaccaatctaatgcagaatagggagccacaaaaaatataacaaataaaattgaaatagagacccctccctccctgcccaaggaagccagactctaaacagtgctatactggttaaaaaaaaaaaagagggagacagaaatgcattttctcctgtacttggaaaataaaaatagaaaaaatgtacattttacaaagcagataaatctcagtccttacaaagtattaaataaaaataatttttctacctttgttgtctggaaatttggctggtcccagtctttttttccatgttccatgagtcagcccaTCTCCATTATTAtacatcctctgtgttcatccgtatgctgcacaagacagcatatttgaaaatgtaagatcaaataaaaatggcaccaacaataaagaacgacaagatCCTCGGCTGAAAACATTAAAGTTCCTTCTGCTTTATAGATTATAACTATTTCAGTAATTAACTTGAAGTCTACATTTTTCCTAGATCTTAGATCAATTATTGTGGACTAAAATTTATTGAGTTAATTtacctgtattttttttctttttttgtatttttctaatattctaaatttatgtttattgcataaatgtaacttgtgaaaaatgtcataaataaaaaatttaaaaaaaaaaaagaacgacaAGGAGGAAGCATCAGCTCATTGCTTGCTTTGGTTTGAGAATACAGGGATGACGgctgagtgggggaggggaaacagagattaacctaattggcttcaatgtTTTTGACATCATCCCATGTCCTGAGTCCAATCTCTGAGGTGATAATAGCCAATGGCAGAGCTCCTGTCACAGGAAAAAGTGATTGACTAAGGAACCAGCAAATGAGGGTTAGAGGCAGGTGCAGGCGCAGCCAATGAAGGTTAGAGCTGGGcgtgtgaggagccaatgagggttaACGGTGGGTGTGTGATAAGCTAATGAGAAGTGTTTGCTCATGTTTATTAATGTGTCTCctttgcagtgttgccaggtgggcggttttaccgcccaattgggtggttttctgcaacccgccgcaggaaatttttgcccgcggcgggttgcggttttttgggcttcttttttgtgttttgggcggttttttaggcgttttttcggccgcgggggggtggggttagtgacgttttgggtggggccgatgacgggggaggcggggccgatgatggcgggggcagggttgatgacggcgggggcggggttggtgacagcgggggcggggtgatgacgcgggggtgggggtgtcaggggcggggtttgagtttgggcgggttttgggctggatttaggctggtttgggtgggaaaaaatttttccacctggcaaccctgctcctcTGTGCAGTAAATGTGACTCTGGATCCTGAAACTGCTCATCCTAATCTTGTCCTGTCTGAAGATCGGAAAAGTGTCAGAAgtgtaaagagaagatagaatgtGCCAGACACTCCTCAGAGATTTGTTCCTTATCCCCGTGTGCTGGGGAGTCAGGGTTTCACTTCAGGGAGACAttactgggaggtggaggtggagtTGGGGGCCTTCTGTCTATTGGGAGTGTGTAAAGACTCTGTGAGGGGGAAGGGATGGATCAAACTGTTACATGGGGAAGGAGTCTGGACTGTGGAGTGGTGCTATGGGCAGATATGGCGGGTCCTCACCTCCCCTTTAACGAAGCTCCCCCTGAGAGACAGACTCCAGGCAGTGGGGATTCTGCTAGACTATGAGGCAGGAAAGGTCTTGTTTTATAATGCAGATAATAAATCTAATCTCTTCACCAACACTGACTCCTTCACAGGGAAACTTATTCTGAATTTCCTCTGAGAATCCGCTAGGTACCAGCCTGCTACATAAATATTATAGTTTGAGGAATTCTTTCATTCCTGTACAGAGCCTATAAATGTAAAGAGGGGTTTCAATGACACAGTAACCAtttgtaacctgaattgtaacCATTTGTaaagttgtaagccacattgagcctgctcgTGTGAgataatgcggggtataaatgtaccaaaataaataaatagtgaaagCAAGAGATGGTATAAGATATTGTGAATAAATAGTGAATAACAGAAAAATCTACTGATCTATCAATAACCATAATATATATTAAGTGAGACAGTAAGCTCAGTAGGGCAGGGACTCATTGTACTTCTATGTCATTTGTGTTAAATCTCAGTGTCCTTTATGATCCTTCATAAATACTACAATGACAATAAAAATATTAGAAATAATTGGGGGGAGGAgctgcctaatggttggtgcagcagGTTGCGggcctggggaaccaggtttgattccagtgggttgagatcctaagGAACCAGGTTcatttccctctgcagctccatgttacCCTGGTAAGTCACCTAGTACTTAATGCTGAGAAGTGTGTCAGCATTTATcaaatgctaaatctgttagctgccttagtaaaaggggcccttagcttGATGAATATTGGTCGGCATCCAATTAacttccagatattcaatgccggggtcAGGACAACCGAAAGCTTAGAGCGTCTCAGATACAgtttaccaccaccagctgaatatcgggcagataAATTTTAAGCTCTTTTAGTCAGGGATTCATTGTACTCTTGAAGGACACTTCTATGGGGCCTACAAGCTATATTTCAAGAGAAAACTTCTGATAAACTTTCCATCTTCGCCAGTTGCCAGGAAGTCCGGGGAAGGGGAGTGACCCCTAATGACAACCCTGACCACCAGCAAACTTTACAGGTACAAAGTGTCcatcacattatatgcaggtactttctctgtccccacagggcccacaatctaagctttttttgtggctggggcaatagagggtcaaatttactacttagtagcttcattacctGCCCCCTAGACGctgtatatttggaaagagtaaacaagcaattcacatctacccattccactccactcagtaacccagcagtaacgaTTAGCACAAGGCAAGCccctagcgctggaaatggcacgtggTGGGGGCAGGCAGTACCCCTGGACTCTTGTGGAATCCATGGACTGGCGGCCAGCAAAGcggtggtaaaagggccctttagtgcttaatgtgccttagtaaaagggtccgtcAGAGCAACAACCAACAGGTCAGGGTAGGAAAACCCCCACGTGAAACACGGCTCTGTGTCGGGTCTTGTACAcattggtgctgaataaagtttctTCAATTCAACATTGGTTGGAGAGATTTCTTGATCCACCCCTACTCTTTCGCaccagattagtaaaagggtccctcatttATTTCAGGGGGGTTCAGTTTTAGTTTTATTTGATGTTACACTGTTTATTTGTCCATCTCAGTGGTTTATGTTAATataaataacaaaaaattataattttaaataaaaaaatcataaaataagAACAAATATGAGACTACATAACAATAATATACAGTAAAATAACAGGTCTTGTTCTTCCTCTAATGCTTTTGGCCCTTTCCAGCCTGCTGTTGGGATAAGGGGTCTAATGTTCCAATCACGTCTTGGAAAAGGTGAGTCTTTTGACTAGTTGTAAAGTTTTGGTATGAGGAATTCTAAGATACAGAGAAAGTTTATTTGGCTTTAGTTCACACCTTTATCAGTAGTTGTTttagatgagttacattcaggtacactagatatttcagagaaatatagaaaaatgaaggcagatgactactatcccttcctctcccctagagatcctacgtacctgtcccaagctttcttgaattccaaTACTGTTTTCCTTTCCTACATTTCCATTGGAAGGCCgtttcacaaattcaccaccccttccgtgaagaagtatttccttgggttacttcccctttcaccttcatcctctgCTTCCTtgttccacagcttcctttcagttgaaagagactcacctcctgtgcatttattcctctatttaaatgtctctctcatatctcccctctcccccctctcttccaaagtatgcatattgtgtggcccttttacaaaggtaagtGCCCAAATGAAACTACCTCAGGCTTCCACACCCCCtgacggtaatttcagatttggcactcacccataatgcctggaagatttatttatttatttcctcctatgcactCCATTTATGgctgtaattggcagttggcatgcgctgaccggctagatcaatgggtggcgttatgATTCAGTTTTACCGTGTGCCCTTTTCGCGTCCCATTTTAAAATAGCATGCCTAATACGTCCCGATCCTCTTTGGTGTACAAAAGTCCTGCCCTcagtgctttggcttctactttgtaGATTGCATTGTGCTCCTGTGAGACTTcgtctactgcttgctgcctgacctgatctGACTTCGGCTGGAATCCTGATTAcgctttgcctgctgcctgacctgaccttttgCCTGGACTtgactactgcttttgcttgccgcctgcctagagattTTGCCTGGCCCTGACTACTTGTCACGCGTCacacgaaacactggatagtgagcccttgggctactgccgaggggtggcagcggcaggaggaacacccactGGAAACAAGGCGGAACCCAGACAGACCGGTACCCACCAGACTGGAGCGGCAGGaccggaacagaagccacagcagggagCAGGAAGATAGTCCACAAACCCAGCAGAACCATGGGCAGGCAAAATAAAGTCaaggtccaggtccaggcaaaggttccaaggcaggcggcaagcaaagtcaaagtccaggtccaggcaaaggtgcaaaggcaggtggcaagcaaagtcaaagtccaggtccaggcaaaggttcaaaggcaggcagcaagcaaagtcaaagtccaggtccaggcaaaggttcaaagacaGAGAtaaggcagaaactgaaagtagcaagggaagcacagcaacaaacaatcgcagaagacacacctctgaggacctctgttgcaaggcaaactagggaagcttccaggtggttaataaaggccaacagccagggagttcaccaggtacggaaacagcttagttccaaaaagtctcaagaccaactggcaggctagaaaatccggactggaccggcatgactttggaaccgggaaaaccacaaacagacagtccattgcgaccaccaggtctgacTACCAGGGGGCAAGATGCATGAGAGCATGATAccggggcagagtcataacactactgcttttgcttgccgcctgcctagagactttgcctggacctgactactgcttttgcttgctgcctgcctagagactttgccagGACCTGTctactgcttttgcttgccgcctgcctagagactttgcctggacctgacttctgcttCTAGTGCCCTGCTCTTCATTTCCTACCGCAGGTAAGGCCAGGGTTGTTTGGCTGCCAAACATTGTTTGGCTCAAGGACTCACTATTTCTTGCAGCAGGTCTGACACCATCTtacttcagacagcacttgtcctgctaaactcTTTGAAATAAACTTGGTTTTGTACCTTGTACAtatctccctaatgagatattgcactttaCAGTCACCCGGCTCTGAGCTATTTCTACCTTTTTaactattttcccacctctgcaataaagctgcctttcttcagatttctacatacaaccactgatacagctctcagaattacggagtctctgtgccctggggcaacacttctgaacatctgactgtgagcaaggtatctatatttattcaataaaggaaatttcagaaaataaagagacttcaggtgtgtgctggtgtgccaaggttatacttcaagatattgagaccttacagttaacaagtcttaagaggatTGACACTGAGAAATTAAAGGGCTTAGACACCCTTCCTTAAGTCCAGCATGGCCCTTTCCAGAACCTCACCCTCTCTTCTCCCTTATGAACCAGAACCTCACACTGTCTTCATGCAACCTTCTCTGTGGACCAGCTCCTCAACTCTCTTCACCCCACCCCATATGGTCTTGCACCTCATCCTCACTTCACATCCCCCCTCCACGTATTCCAGACCCTCACCCTCTTTTCATACCACTCCTTCTGTGCTCCagcctctcattctctctcttgtAGTGGGTGGGGAATGGAAGATGCAACAAATTGTGCTGGTAGTAAAATGCTGCTATGACTGCAGACGTTTGGCAGCAACGGCATtggttgaaaatataagtgagattaaataaaaatgccaacaACAATTAAGAACGACAACgtggttgcagcagctcatatcCGCTCCACTCTCAGGCTCCCTCTCCTCGGTGTCTGTCTCCGCGCCGCAGCCGGGGTGCGGTGCAGCCAAGGAACAGGCCACATAGAGGAGCCGCTGTCAGGGGGGAGGCACAGATACTACCACTGGCACTttggagtgagagagacagagagtgacacAGAAAAAGCGCACAAATCAAATTTCATGGATGCCGCCTCCCTCAGGGACTGCTGCAGCTGCACAGACTAGCGTCTAGCGGCTCTTCTTAAAATGCGTCTATGGGGGCAGCGAAAAGCACCCAACCTGCAGCCAAAGGCTAAAAAGCGCACAAAAACCTGCAGGTGGTTACGGGAAACAGCCCAATTGGCAACTTTAGAGACAGGAAGGAGGGCACACAGCCTTGGTGTCATCAAATTATAGAAAGTCCCTGACAAAGGTCCTACCTCAGAGAGACACTCccttattttcaaagcaaatacAAGTTATAATGTGAAACAGAAACTGAATTCCTGCTCTCATTTCCTGTAAGAATCATGGCTGCTGCAAACCCATCTGAGAGTCTGCGACATGAAGCTTCTTGTTCAATCTGTCTGGATTATTTCACAGATCCAGTAACTACAGACTGTGGACACAACTTCTGTCGCTCCTGTATCACTcagagctgggaggggagagacacaGTCTTCCCCTGTCCCCAGTGCAGAAAAAGATCCAGGCAGAGGAACCTCAGATCTAACAGGCAGCTGGCAAATATGACAGAAATGGTGAAAAAGCTCAGTCAGACTTCAGTGAGACCCAAAGAGGAGAATCTGTGTGAGAAGCATGAAGAGAAACTGAAGCTGTTTTGTGAAGAGGATCAGAAAATTATCTGCCTTATTTGTAAAGAGTCCAGAGATCACAAATCTCATACCGTGATCCCCATAGAGGAGGCTGCAGAGGAATACAAGGTATGTGCATTTAATGAAACTAAATGGAGTTGAACTAGCAGAGTTTGAAACATGAGCAGGAAGATCAATCATCAAAACTTGAACCTGGCTGCTGTCTATTTGGGCATCTTCCATATAcattcaggggtcaatattcagcctgtgagtTGTGGCTCCCAAAAGGAATACAGGTATTGCCAATACTCCATGCTGTACCCGAGTACCTAAACAGGTAAAGTTAGGGCACCTTGTGCAGTTTACCTGGTTAGGGGGGAAGGGGAATAggacgatatactgcctttctgtgcctTTTACAACTCCAGTTCCACCCTGACTCTGCTCCTGGATCAGCCCTCCACTGCCTGTGGAGGTCTCtgccaaaattttatttatttgttacatttataccctgcactttcccactcatagcaggttcaatgtggcttacatattggtAGGGCTACAAAGTATTTGTAAAAAACGTATGCTATAGTATAGCATGGGTGGGGTTAGTAGAGGTGGGGGAGGCAGAGGATAAGTTGAGATTGGCAGGGTATTTGGGGTATGGGAGGTAGATAAAGGATAGGTAGGGATGAGGATAGGGAGCATTAATAGAAGATGTGGTCTAAGACATTGTCAATTGTCATATCATCGGTTGTTGTGTGGGAGGGCTCATGAGGTTAAGGTGGATCatttgggtaagcttgcttgaaaaggtgggtttttagcagtTTCTGGAAGGGTAGGTAATTGTTGATCGCTCGAATAGATCTTGATAGGGCATTCTAGAGTTGGCTgcctttgaaggagaagttggatccatagagcaaaggtcccactgaactttctttctgagaagttctgagagaagagggcatttctctggtaagtgaaagctactttgctttgtgctttgggaacttaaagattggggtttaaaggaagaattgtaggttagtgttaggcaaaataaaaatataaaaagcaaattttaacaactaatctccatagtcttttccacttcgttttaaaagctttgtaccacaacattaacagatagaatctaacagccactgcaggatctagtttagtcttcccacccacccctaggacaactcctcatttatagtcagttattgtaattaaggtaacaagcaaggagcgctcttacagagttttaaatatatttcattaccatctaagaaggaaacactaaataaatcatactatccagcttataatcgaaagagaaaaacgcctatatttcgacccaaatcgggagatgggcgtctttctcccgtgggtgcccaaatcggtataatcgaaagccaattttgggcgtttccaactgcactccgttgcgggaacgaataaagttgacgggggcatgtcggaggcgggactggggcgtggttatcagctgaggaaggatgggcgtctttagctgataatcgaaaaaaaaaggcatttctaccgcgattttgggtcactttttttttacccttttttttcacgagtcAGCCCCatctgcccagatgaccactggagggaatcggggatgacctccccggactcccccagtgctcactaaccccctcccacaaaaaaaaacccagcctcaaatgccgtacccacctccatgacagcagaatgtgttctgtcctctgacagcctttccctggttctgatgtggctctcgggtgagtttgacaccttttctgttatgcgcactgcagaatcacatcagcgatgcattgtggtgggtgtagggtagtgggctctgtaattccactagcttgtggcaaatggtcacgatgttggtagttggtaggctctactcccatggtgcttttccccctgctaactgggtcagagtgtgtccagttttgtttctggtagtccatgaagtagtggccatttttgtaagccagttttagatccctttcatgtcttagccacgttacagaacttagttcttaccttgaatgtggctgaaagagggcattgtacagcattctgccagctctgacctactgctaatctcagtaccagggagactcgttgccagtggggcacaacctctgatctgcagttaactgtgagtaagcgtgcttattccaataaaggacgttttcggagagattagtcttcgggtgtcaactggtgtgctaatgttatacagcagcaacaagtcctagaggcctgcgtgtatgcaggtccctggagcacttttagtgggtaccgcagtgcacttcaggcaggcagacccaggcccatcccccctacctgtaacacttgtgctggtaaatgggaggcctccaaaactcactgtacccacatgtaggtgcccccttcacccctaaaagctatggtagtgttgtacgtttgtgggtagtgggttttgggggagggggttgggtgctcagcacccgtggtaagggagctatgcatgtgggagctttttctgaagtccaccgcactgacttctagggtgcccagttggtatcctggcatatcagggggggccagtgtactatgaatcctggcccctcccacaaccaaatggctcggattaggacgtttttgagctgggcgttttttgtttccattatccctaaaaaaaagaaacgcccagctcaaaaacgtccatttttttcgataatacggttcggcccgccccttcacggacccattcttggagataaacgcccatggagataggtgtttgcattcgattatgcccttccatataaactaaaagacacttttatattaggctaatatccttaatactgtagcaagtttaaattattgaaaaactcaaaaacactaagatggagtcagcagtccagcagcgaaagGGGTGCTATcctgtcttttgcattgagtgtcacatgtatgattatctcccagttggtgagatgtcatatgtgtgtgcccgatgcaaagagctcctagctctcagagaacatgtccgttctcttgaggctagagtagcagacttggtggagctgagggagacagagaggtacatagaggagacctacagggatgttgtagagaagtcccacctccagtctggtagcccttgtgctaccttggaggagggaggtctcctattaggagagcatcaccctggtgaagtaggaagtactcctgtagccaggacctgcccaccaggggatgtactatcctctcgcaccgaggatatatctccaagtgctgcctgggagggaaaggttaggacagccgttgcagttggtgattcgatcattaggcagatagttgggtggctggtggacgtgaggatcgcctggtgacttgcctgcctggtgtgaaggtagcAGACCTCACACGTCATTtagatagaattttagatagtgctggggaggagtcggctgtcttggtacatgtgggtaccaatgacataggaaaatgtgggagagaggttctggaagccaaatttaggctcttaggtagaaagctcaaatccagatcctctagagtagcattttctgaaatgctatctgttccacgcacagggccaaagagacaggcagagctccggagtctcaatgcgtggatgagacgatggtgcagggaggagggttttagatttgttaggagctgggcaacattctgggtaagggggagcctattccgaaaggatgggctccaccttaaccagggtgggaccaggctg
This portion of the Microcaecilia unicolor chromosome 4, aMicUni1.1, whole genome shotgun sequence genome encodes:
- the LOC115468312 gene encoding E3 ubiquitin-protein ligase TRIM41-like, whose product is MAAANPSESLRHEASCSICLDYFTDPVTTDCGHNFCRSCITQSWEGRDTVFPCPQCRKRSRQRNLRSNRQLANMTEMVKKLSQTSVRPKEENLCEKHEEKLKLFCEEDQKIICLICKESRDHKSHTVIPIEEAAEEYKVNEVSRTRGCFY